In Paracoccus jeotgali, the following are encoded in one genomic region:
- a CDS encoding ABC transporter ATP-binding protein, with amino-acid sequence MNAATDNAQGARRPVLTVRDLTVQVATTEGAMTVLDRLSFDLFAGETLCLAGESGSGKSMTALSIMGLLPKPMCRIAGGQIMLGDLDLTQLDDSGYRKIRSARIAMIFQEPMTSLNPVLRIGTQLQEVLLEHGQCTRRDAPQRALQLLRDVRLTEPERRLRQYPHELSGGMRQRVMIAMALACDPEILIADEPTTALDVTVQAEILDLIRALQAEHGTAVLMITHDMGVVAEMADRVIVLRHGVVEESAAVETLFAAPQTAYAQELLAAVPRLGHAPPRIAKPASESVLDVRDLVVNFDIRGGILNRPVARVHAVEGVSFSVARGETLALVGESGCGKSTIGKALLGLVPWQGSIKVAGREMSGLSARGLNEVRRDIQMVFQDPGASLDARMTVRDQVAEPLKVHGLSRGSELNDRVEWLFKRVGLTQDQLNRYPHEFSGGQRQRVCIARALALGPKIIVADESVSALDVSVQAQVLDLLRELQAEDGISYLFVSHDMAVIEQMADRVAVMRLGQIVEHGSREQVLQSPAHAYTRRLLAAVPVPDPQHQRPPKVIEAQDMPSPIRPLGDRPHRWPQTEVAPGHWAAMQEASV; translated from the coding sequence ATGAACGCGGCGACCGACAACGCACAGGGCGCCCGCCGCCCTGTGCTGACCGTGCGCGACCTGACCGTGCAGGTGGCCACGACCGAGGGCGCGATGACCGTCCTCGACCGGCTCAGCTTCGATCTGTTCGCGGGCGAGACGCTGTGTCTGGCCGGGGAAAGCGGGTCGGGCAAGTCGATGACCGCGCTGTCGATCATGGGCCTGTTGCCAAAGCCGATGTGCCGCATCGCGGGGGGGCAGATCATGCTGGGCGATCTGGACCTGACGCAGCTGGACGACAGCGGCTATCGCAAGATCCGCTCGGCCCGGATCGCGATGATCTTTCAAGAGCCGATGACGTCGCTCAACCCCGTGCTGCGCATCGGCACCCAGCTGCAAGAGGTGCTGCTGGAGCATGGCCAATGCACCCGCCGCGACGCCCCGCAGCGCGCGCTGCAACTGCTGCGCGACGTCCGCCTGACCGAGCCGGAACGGCGCCTGCGGCAGTATCCGCACGAACTGTCCGGCGGGATGCGGCAGCGGGTGATGATCGCCATGGCGCTGGCCTGCGATCCCGAGATCCTGATCGCGGATGAGCCGACGACGGCGCTGGACGTCACCGTGCAGGCCGAGATCCTGGACCTGATCCGCGCGCTGCAGGCCGAACACGGCACCGCGGTTCTGATGATCACCCATGACATGGGCGTGGTGGCCGAAATGGCCGACCGCGTCATCGTCCTGCGCCACGGCGTTGTCGAGGAAAGCGCGGCGGTCGAGACGCTGTTTGCCGCCCCGCAGACCGCCTATGCGCAGGAATTGCTCGCAGCCGTTCCGCGTCTGGGTCACGCGCCGCCACGAATCGCCAAGCCCGCCAGCGAGTCCGTGCTGGACGTGCGGGATCTGGTGGTCAATTTCGACATTCGCGGCGGCATCCTCAACCGTCCCGTCGCGCGCGTTCACGCCGTCGAGGGCGTCAGCTTTTCCGTCGCGCGGGGCGAGACCCTGGCCTTGGTCGGCGAATCCGGCTGCGGCAAATCGACGATCGGCAAGGCCCTGCTGGGCCTCGTTCCGTGGCAGGGCAGCATCAAGGTCGCCGGGCGCGAGATGTCAGGGCTGTCCGCGCGGGGCCTGAACGAGGTTCGCCGCGACATCCAGATGGTGTTTCAGGACCCCGGCGCCTCGCTGGATGCGCGGATGACGGTGCGCGATCAGGTCGCAGAGCCGCTGAAGGTGCACGGGCTGTCGCGCGGATCAGAGCTGAACGACCGCGTCGAGTGGCTGTTCAAGCGCGTCGGGCTGACCCAGGATCAGCTGAACCGCTATCCGCATGAATTCTCGGGCGGGCAGCGGCAGCGGGTCTGCATCGCGCGTGCTCTGGCGCTTGGGCCAAAGATCATCGTCGCGGATGAAAGCGTCTCGGCGCTGGACGTGTCGGTTCAGGCGCAGGTGCTGGATCTGCTGCGCGAGTTGCAGGCCGAGGACGGGATCTCTTATCTCTTCGTCAGCCATGACATGGCGGTGATCGAGCAGATGGCCGACCGCGTCGCGGTCATGCGTCTGGGTCAGATCGTCGAGCACGGATCGCGCGAACAGGTGCTGCAAAGCCCTGCCCACGCCTATACCCGACGCCTGCTGGCCGCCGTCCCGGTCCCCGATCCCCAGCACCAACGCCCCCCGAAGGTCATCGAGGCACAAGACATGCCAAGCCCCATCCGCCCCCTCGGCGACCGCCCCCACCGCTGGCCGCAAACCGAGGTTGCGCCGGGCCATTGGGCCGCGATGCAGGAGGCGTCCGTTTAG
- a CDS encoding PepSY domain-containing protein — protein MIRAFHRCPGLLALALVTILALSGAALSVFPAAERLASPQAEAGLSVATLAARIQAAYPGVEQIRRQPSGRITAYWFDGNTPGAAVIDPATGQGVASADPNRAQRWLTRLHRSLFLGDGGRIAMAAGAASMLALSLSGAVLVARRVGGWRRWFGRLRGPLAGRVHVEIARLAVIGLLLSSASGLWMSASTFDLLPDGGSPPAFPTEVSGATGVAPDRMPVLQQTPLATLRELSFPAPGDPTDVFTLKTDRGTGYLDQGSGELRGWADLTGWSRVSETLYMLHTGQGAALLGLVLGLMALGVPVMGATGVLIWHAGRRGRPRIRGNQPAGRAETILLVGSEGGSTWGFAATLHAALTAGGQRVHIGPMSGFAPGRYAQAQRIILLAATYGDGAAPASAKGFLDRLRDTDGTRAIPLAVLGFGDRSFPAYCAFAKAVAQEASAKGWPELMPFDSIDRQSPQDFARWGRALGQVLGLDLALAHQPVLPKTATLTLISRRDYGAEVQAPAAILRFALPRVSVWQRLSRGGFARFSAGDLIGILPEGSAVPRLYSLASGRRDGFIEIVVRRHPGGLASSQLTALAPGDRVTAFLRRNPAFRPGRGRTPLILIGAGTGIGPLAGFVRGNARRRPIHLFFGLRDPQSDFFYDEELLGWREAGRLTRLVTAVSRAERPHHVQDALRGEAAEIVRLIRGGARVMVCGGRDMATGVADALAEILAPAGLSPAALKAGGRYVEDVY, from the coding sequence ATGATCCGCGCATTCCATCGCTGTCCGGGGCTGCTGGCCCTCGCGCTTGTCACCATCCTCGCGCTAAGCGGCGCGGCGTTGTCGGTCTTTCCGGCGGCCGAGCGGCTGGCCTCGCCGCAGGCCGAGGCCGGGCTGAGCGTCGCCACCCTCGCCGCCCGTATCCAGGCCGCCTATCCGGGGGTCGAGCAGATCCGCCGCCAGCCCTCGGGCCGGATCACCGCCTATTGGTTCGACGGCAACACGCCGGGCGCCGCGGTTATCGACCCGGCCACTGGGCAGGGTGTGGCCTCGGCCGATCCGAACCGGGCGCAGCGCTGGCTGACCCGTCTGCACCGCTCGCTCTTTCTGGGCGATGGCGGGCGCATCGCCATGGCGGCGGGGGCGGCGTCGATGCTGGCCCTGTCGCTGTCGGGCGCGGTGCTGGTCGCGCGGCGGGTCGGCGGCTGGCGGCGCTGGTTCGGGCGGCTGCGCGGGCCGCTGGCCGGGCGGGTGCATGTCGAGATCGCCCGCCTCGCCGTGATCGGGCTGCTGCTGTCCTCGGCCTCGGGTCTGTGGATGAGCGCCTCGACCTTTGATCTGCTGCCGGATGGCGGCAGCCCGCCTGCCTTTCCGACCGAGGTCAGCGGTGCGACCGGAGTCGCGCCCGATCGGATGCCGGTCCTGCAACAGACGCCGCTGGCCACGCTGCGCGAGTTGAGCTTTCCCGCGCCCGGCGATCCCACAGATGTCTTCACGCTGAAGACCGACCGTGGCACCGGGTATCTCGATCAGGGCAGCGGCGAGCTGCGCGGATGGGCCGATCTGACAGGGTGGTCGCGGGTGTCCGAGACGCTCTACATGCTCCACACCGGGCAGGGGGCGGCGCTGCTGGGGCTGGTGCTCGGGCTGATGGCGCTTGGCGTGCCCGTCATGGGCGCGACGGGGGTGCTGATCTGGCATGCCGGGCGTCGCGGGCGGCCGCGCATCCGGGGCAACCAGCCCGCCGGCCGGGCCGAGACGATCCTGCTGGTCGGCAGCGAAGGCGGCAGCACCTGGGGCTTTGCCGCGACCCTGCACGCGGCGCTGACCGCCGGCGGGCAGCGCGTCCATATCGGCCCGATGTCCGGCTTTGCGCCGGGTCGCTATGCACAGGCGCAACGGATCATCCTGCTCGCCGCCACCTATGGCGACGGCGCGGCTCCGGCCTCGGCCAAGGGGTTCCTCGACCGCCTGCGTGACACCGACGGCACGCGCGCCATCCCGCTGGCGGTTCTGGGCTTCGGGGATCGCAGCTTTCCGGCCTATTGCGCCTTCGCCAAGGCTGTCGCGCAAGAGGCGAGCGCCAAGGGCTGGCCCGAGCTTATGCCTTTCGACAGCATCGACCGCCAATCGCCGCAGGATTTCGCCCGCTGGGGCCGGGCGCTGGGGCAGGTGCTGGGGCTGGATCTGGCGCTGGCGCATCAGCCGGTTCTGCCGAAAACGGCGACGCTGACGCTGATCTCGCGCCGGGATTACGGTGCCGAGGTGCAGGCTCCCGCGGCGATCCTGCGCTTTGCCCTGCCGCGCGTCTCTGTCTGGCAGCGGTTGAGCCGGGGCGGCTTCGCCCGCTTCAGCGCCGGGGATCTGATCGGCATCCTGCCCGAAGGCAGCGCGGTGCCACGGCTCTACTCGCTCGCCTCCGGTCGCCGCGACGGGTTCATCGAGATCGTGGTGCGCAGGCATCCCGGCGGCCTCGCCTCGTCGCAGCTGACGGCGCTGGCGCCGGGCGACCGCGTGACCGCGTTTCTGCGCCGCAACCCCGCGTTCCGCCCCGGCCGAGGCCGGACGCCGCTGATCCTGATCGGCGCGGGCACCGGCATCGGTCCGCTCGCCGGCTTCGTGCGCGGCAATGCGCGTCGGCGGCCGATCCACCTGTTCTTCGGCCTGCGCGACCCGCAAAGCGATTTCTTCTATGACGAGGAACTACTCGGCTGGCGGGAGGCCGGTCGCCTGACCCGGCTGGTCACAGCCGTCTCGCGGGCCGAGCGGCCGCATCATGTGCAGGACGCGCTGCGCGGCGAGGCGGCCGAGATCGTCCGCCTGATCCGGGGCGGCGCCCGCGTCATGGTCTGCGGCGGGCGCGACATGGCCACGGGCGTGGCCGACGCGCTGGCCGAGATCCTTGCGCCGGCCGGGCTGTCGCCGGCGGCGCTCAAGGCCGGGGGGCGCTATGTCGAAGATGTCTACTGA
- a CDS encoding FAD:protein FMN transferase, producing the protein MSKMSTEPLRHALNGPTMGSHWSALFFTQANFDAAPLQQALQAAVDQVDAQMSTWRPASDLMRLNAAPVGAWVAVPAQLMAVLRLGLKIGRASGGAFDIGMGDAVRAWGFGPEAATPAGIRAAMQVRRRPAHEVLELQGDRGRKAAPIALDLNGVAKGHGVDRLAETLAAFGVSSGLVCIDGEMRAMGLRPDGAPWTIAVEAPDPDRRAPHAVLALQDAAVATSGDYRHWVELQGRRLSHTMDPTRGAPLPDPPASVTVVARTCAEADAWATALMVLGVEKGEELARRLGLCALFLRRGGARGLQSCGVGRLFMRHPATDLQAG; encoded by the coding sequence ATGTCGAAGATGTCTACTGAACCGCTGCGCCACGCGCTGAACGGCCCGACCATGGGCAGCCACTGGTCGGCGCTGTTCTTTACTCAGGCGAATTTCGACGCCGCCCCGCTTCAACAGGCGCTGCAGGCGGCGGTGGATCAGGTGGATGCGCAGATGTCGACATGGCGGCCCGCCAGCGACCTGATGCGCCTGAACGCCGCGCCGGTGGGCGCGTGGGTGGCGGTGCCCGCGCAGCTGATGGCGGTGCTGCGTCTGGGGCTGAAGATCGGGCGCGCCTCGGGCGGGGCGTTCGATATCGGGATGGGCGATGCGGTGCGGGCCTGGGGCTTCGGCCCCGAGGCGGCGACCCCCGCTGGCATCCGCGCCGCGATGCAGGTCCGCCGCCGCCCGGCGCATGAGGTGCTGGAGCTTCAGGGGGACCGTGGGCGCAAGGCGGCGCCCATCGCGCTGGACCTGAACGGCGTTGCCAAGGGCCACGGCGTCGACCGCTTGGCCGAGACGCTGGCGGCGTTCGGCGTGTCCTCCGGCCTCGTCTGCATCGACGGCGAGATGCGGGCGATGGGCCTGCGGCCCGATGGCGCGCCATGGACCATCGCCGTCGAGGCGCCCGACCCCGACCGCCGCGCGCCGCATGCCGTCTTGGCGCTGCAGGACGCGGCGGTGGCGACGTCCGGCGACTATCGCCACTGGGTCGAGCTGCAGGGCCGCCGCCTGTCCCACACGATGGACCCGACCCGCGGCGCGCCACTGCCCGACCCGCCCGCCTCGGTGACGGTCGTCGCCCGCACCTGCGCCGAGGCCGACGCCTGGGCCACGGCGCTGATGGTGCTGGGGGTGGAGAAGGGCGAGGAGCTGGCACGTCGCCTCGGCCTCTGCGCGCTGTTCCTGCGGCGGGGCGGGGCGCGGGGGCTTCAGTCGTGCGGCGTGGGGCGATTGTTTATGCGGCATCCCGCCACGGACCTGCAGGCGGGGTGA
- a CDS encoding acetamidase/formamidase family protein — protein sequence MCNNCDYTIHGVNHHHGWDRSIPPVETVAPGVSLFFECLDSSGGQLNRDSGVGDIANLSFDRVNPVTGPIYVDGAEPGDILKVEIAAFHPSGWGWTANIPGFGLLADQFTDPALKIWTYDTATMAPALFSDLARVPLKPFAGTIGLAPAEPGPHSIVPPRRMGGNLDIRDLAAGTTLYLPVEVAGALFSIGDTHAAQGDGEVCGTAIESPMNVELKLDLIKQQALPFPRFTTPGPVTRHLDAKGYEATTGIGSDLMSGARDAVSGMIDLLCREHGLSATDAYMLCSVCGDLRISEIVDQPNWVVSFYFPRLVLE from the coding sequence ATGTGCAATAACTGCGACTACACCATTCACGGCGTGAACCATCACCACGGCTGGGACCGCTCGATCCCGCCGGTGGAAACCGTCGCGCCCGGCGTCAGCCTGTTCTTCGAATGTCTCGACAGTTCGGGCGGGCAGTTGAACCGTGACAGCGGGGTTGGCGACATCGCCAACCTCTCCTTCGACAGGGTCAATCCCGTCACCGGCCCGATCTATGTCGACGGCGCCGAGCCGGGCGACATCCTGAAGGTGGAAATCGCGGCCTTCCACCCCTCGGGCTGGGGCTGGACCGCGAACATACCCGGCTTTGGGCTGCTGGCGGATCAGTTCACCGACCCGGCGCTGAAGATCTGGACCTATGACACCGCGACCATGGCGCCGGCGCTGTTTTCCGATCTGGCGCGGGTCCCGTTGAAGCCCTTTGCCGGCACCATCGGCCTTGCACCGGCGGAGCCGGGGCCGCACTCGATCGTGCCGCCGCGCCGGATGGGCGGCAATCTGGATATCCGCGATCTGGCGGCGGGGACCACGCTTTACCTGCCGGTCGAGGTGGCGGGGGCGCTGTTTTCCATCGGCGACACCCACGCCGCGCAGGGCGACGGCGAGGTCTGCGGCACGGCCATTGAAAGCCCGATGAATGTCGAACTGAAGCTCGACCTGATCAAGCAGCAGGCGCTGCCCTTCCCGCGCTTCACGACGCCGGGGCCGGTGACCCGGCATCTGGACGCGAAAGGCTATGAGGCGACGACCGGGATCGGCAGCGACCTGATGTCGGGGGCGCGTGACGCGGTGTCGGGGATGATCGACCTTCTCTGCCGCGAACACGGGCTGTCGGCGACCGATGCCTATATGCTCTGCTCGGTCTGCGGCGATCTGCGCATCTCTGAAATCGTGGACCAGCCGAACTGGGTGGTGTCGTTCTATTTCCCGCGTCTGGTTCTGGAATGA
- a CDS encoding helix-turn-helix transcriptional regulator, with the protein MTAQQQIKAALPGLHRMAPGGYYIGFRINSGKALIRFNTYSEAWQEYYADHSLVLRDPTVAWALSTTGCCRWSALPIPDSFGVLHQAGLHGLRFGLVVSVGELSSRTVAGFAREDREFSDAEIPAIEATIQRLHHLLDPPATLSRAHAEALRCIAGGKRYAEAADALGISESAFKARLTAARLRLNARTTAEALRRAHDLRLL; encoded by the coding sequence ATGACTGCGCAACAACAGATCAAGGCTGCCCTTCCCGGCCTCCACCGGATGGCGCCCGGTGGATATTATATCGGCTTTCGGATCAATTCCGGGAAGGCGCTGATCAGGTTCAACACCTATAGCGAGGCATGGCAGGAGTACTACGCCGACCACTCTCTGGTCCTGCGCGATCCGACCGTGGCCTGGGCGCTGTCGACGACCGGGTGCTGCCGGTGGAGCGCGCTTCCCATTCCGGACTCGTTCGGTGTGCTGCATCAGGCAGGGCTGCATGGGTTGCGCTTTGGACTTGTGGTCTCGGTGGGTGAGCTGTCGTCCCGGACGGTCGCGGGCTTCGCGCGTGAGGACCGCGAGTTCTCGGACGCAGAGATCCCGGCGATCGAGGCGACGATCCAGCGGCTGCATCACCTGCTGGACCCGCCAGCGACGCTGAGCCGGGCGCATGCCGAGGCACTGCGCTGCATTGCGGGCGGCAAGCGATATGCCGAGGCGGCGGACGCTCTGGGCATTTCGGAAAGCGCCTTCAAGGCGCGGCTGACCGCCGCCCGCCTGCGCCTGAACGCCCGGACAACCGCCGAGGCGCTGCGCCGGGCGCATGATCTGCGGCTGCTGTAG
- a CDS encoding ABC transporter substrate-binding protein, whose translation MRHLLLAGAATLALAATGALGQSLQDAKQGGSMIVTYKDDVSTLDPAIGYDWQNWSMIKSLFDGLMDYEPGTTELRNELSESHTISDDGKVFTFTLRDGPTFHNGRKITAEDVKYSLDRVTDPETKSPGAGFFAMIEGFDAQSAGEADGLSGVKVLDDRTVEITLTRPDATFLHVMALNFAMVVPKEAVEEFGDDFGKNPVGSGAFKLAEWTLGQRLVFEAYDDYWNEGLPKMEQITFEIGQEPVVALLRLQQGQADIPGDGIPPAQFLEVMNDPEQAKQVVEGGQLHTGYVTMNTQMPPFDNKQVRQAVNMAINKDRIVKVINGRAIPANQPLPPSMPGYAEDYEGYEFDPEKAKELLAEAGFPDGFETELFVYNTDPNPRIAQAIQQDLKAIGITAEIRSLAQANVIAAGGEKDQAPMIWSGGMGWIADFPDPSNFYGPILGCGGAVTGGWNWAWYCNEELDAKAAEADSIVDPARAEERQQMWREIYLQIMEDAPWAPVFHEQRFTIKSDQLGGPDEIFADPVHIPVHYDYVFSKNVQ comes from the coding sequence ATGAGACATCTTTTGCTGGCGGGGGCCGCGACCCTTGCCCTGGCCGCGACCGGCGCCCTGGGCCAAAGCCTGCAGGACGCCAAGCAGGGCGGCTCGATGATCGTCACCTACAAGGACGACGTGTCCACGCTGGACCCGGCCATCGGCTATGACTGGCAGAACTGGTCGATGATCAAGTCGCTGTTCGACGGTCTGATGGATTACGAACCCGGCACGACCGAGCTGCGCAACGAGCTGTCCGAAAGCCACACGATCAGCGATGACGGCAAGGTCTTCACCTTTACCCTGCGCGACGGCCCGACCTTCCATAACGGGCGCAAGATCACGGCCGAGGACGTGAAATACTCGCTGGATCGCGTGACCGATCCCGAGACGAAAAGCCCCGGTGCGGGCTTCTTTGCGATGATCGAAGGCTTCGACGCGCAGTCGGCGGGCGAGGCGGACGGGCTGTCGGGCGTCAAGGTGCTGGACGACCGCACCGTCGAGATCACGCTGACCCGCCCCGACGCCACCTTCCTGCACGTCATGGCGCTGAATTTCGCGATGGTGGTGCCCAAGGAAGCCGTCGAGGAATTCGGCGACGATTTCGGCAAGAACCCGGTCGGATCGGGGGCCTTCAAGCTGGCGGAATGGACGCTGGGACAGCGCCTCGTGTTCGAAGCCTATGACGATTATTGGAACGAGGGCCTGCCCAAGATGGAGCAGATCACCTTCGAGATCGGGCAAGAGCCGGTGGTCGCGCTCTTGCGCCTGCAGCAGGGACAGGCCGACATTCCGGGCGACGGCATCCCCCCGGCGCAGTTCCTCGAGGTGATGAACGACCCCGAACAGGCCAAGCAGGTGGTCGAAGGCGGGCAGCTGCACACCGGCTATGTTACCATGAACACGCAGATGCCGCCCTTCGACAACAAGCAGGTGCGTCAGGCGGTCAACATGGCCATCAACAAGGACCGCATCGTCAAGGTCATCAATGGCCGCGCGATCCCGGCCAACCAGCCGCTGCCGCCGTCGATGCCCGGCTATGCCGAAGACTATGAAGGCTATGAGTTCGATCCGGAAAAGGCCAAGGAATTGCTGGCCGAAGCCGGCTTTCCTGACGGGTTCGAGACCGAGTTGTTCGTCTATAACACCGACCCCAACCCGCGGATCGCCCAAGCCATCCAGCAGGACCTGAAGGCCATCGGCATCACCGCCGAGATCCGCAGCCTCGCGCAGGCCAACGTGATCGCGGCCGGCGGCGAAAAGGATCAGGCGCCGATGATCTGGTCGGGCGGCATGGGCTGGATCGCCGACTTCCCCGACCCCTCGAACTTCTACGGGCCGATCCTGGGCTGCGGCGGGGCCGTCACCGGGGGCTGGAACTGGGCCTGGTATTGCAACGAGGAACTGGACGCCAAGGCGGCCGAGGCCGATTCCATCGTCGACCCGGCGCGGGCCGAGGAACGCCAGCAGATGTGGCGCGAGATCTATCTGCAGATCATGGAGGACGCGCCCTGGGCGCCGGTCTTCCACGAACAGCGCTTCACGATCAAGTCCGACCAGCTTGGCGGGCCGGACGAGATCTTTGCCGACCCGGTCCATATCCCCGTTCACTACGACTATGTGTTCTCGAAAAATGTGCAATAA
- a CDS encoding PepSY domain-containing protein encodes MKRTLATLALLAALPAGAALADDDCRVSAEQMQSWEAVAELARDYDWTITSMEIDDGCYELLVTDTGGNTIKAKIDPATLDVVKAKMKALAPAPAAAAPAQ; translated from the coding sequence ATGAAACGCACCCTCGCGACCCTTGCCCTGCTGGCGGCCCTGCCTGCGGGCGCTGCTCTTGCCGATGACGACTGCCGCGTTTCGGCCGAGCAGATGCAGTCCTGGGAGGCCGTGGCCGAGCTTGCCCGCGACTATGACTGGACCATCACCTCGATGGAGATCGATGACGGCTGTTACGAGCTTCTGGTCACCGATACCGGCGGCAACACGATCAAGGCCAAGATCGACCCCGCCACGCTGGATGTGGTCAAGGCCAAGATGAAGGCGCTCGCCCCCGCTCCGGCGGCTGCCGCGCCCGCCCAGTGA
- a CDS encoding zinc-binding metallopeptidase family protein: MRHKVLAIAPMALTALLISAPARAQDQNLVTSAMQGIDQQESAQSAAAKDEHQLSPELMQQVVAKVEADNARQVEIFKDLHEHPELGFMETRTAGVLAQELEALGFDVQTGIGKTGVVATLTNGPGPTVMYRADMDANAVEEATGLPYASKVRAKRADGTESPVAQANHLAVPLRDLLGEKNVVTEFPPATGSEDVHLLLGDYTDVPFNFLIVGVADPDVFAAALKEGKQMPYSAHNPNFIVDLAAIPVGTKIATVAMLNLLAKEAAP; encoded by the coding sequence ATGCGTCACAAGGTACTCGCGATCGCCCCGATGGCACTGACGGCCCTGCTGATATCGGCGCCGGCCCGGGCACAGGACCAGAACCTCGTCACCTCGGCGATGCAGGGCATCGATCAGCAAGAGAGCGCGCAGTCCGCCGCGGCCAAGGACGAGCACCAGCTCTCGCCCGAACTCATGCAGCAGGTTGTCGCCAAGGTCGAGGCCGACAACGCCCGACAGGTCGAGATCTTCAAGGATCTGCACGAACATCCCGAGCTGGGCTTCATGGAAACGCGCACCGCAGGCGTGCTGGCCCAGGAACTCGAGGCGCTTGGCTTTGACGTCCAGACCGGGATCGGCAAGACTGGCGTCGTCGCCACGCTGACGAACGGCCCCGGCCCCACGGTCATGTATCGCGCCGACATGGACGCCAATGCCGTGGAAGAGGCCACGGGCCTGCCCTATGCAAGCAAGGTCCGCGCCAAGCGCGCGGACGGCACCGAATCCCCCGTCGCGCAGGCCAATCACCTCGCGGTTCCGCTGCGCGACCTGCTGGGTGAGAAGAACGTCGTGACCGAGTTTCCGCCGGCCACCGGCTCGGAGGATGTGCATCTGCTGCTGGGCGATTATACCGATGTTCCGTTCAACTTCCTGATCGTCGGCGTGGCCGATCCGGACGTGTTCGCGGCGGCGCTGAAGGAAGGCAAGCAGATGCCCTATTCCGCGCATAACCCGAACTTCATCGTCGATCTGGCGGCGATCCCGGTCGGGACGAAAATCGCGACCGTGGCCATGCTCAACCTGCTGGCCAAGGAGGCCGCGCCGTAA
- a CDS encoding DUF2271 domain-containing protein has protein sequence MKSLAAMLALSTALTLPGLAMARPVTLTTTLSDYGGDGAYLALYVTDPAGAYVGSLWMAGGKSKYYEHLSDWYRATGGDAAQINGITGASVGAGRTLEITLDLADALFDAGYTLHIDAAVEEMRDSPNEVAVPLTSAGAGTPTRGRRYIASFAYEM, from the coding sequence ATGAAATCCCTTGCCGCCATGCTTGCCCTGTCCACCGCGCTGACGCTGCCCGGCCTCGCCATGGCGCGGCCCGTGACGCTGACCACGACGCTGAGCGATTATGGCGGCGACGGGGCTTATCTTGCGCTGTACGTCACCGACCCCGCGGGCGCCTATGTCGGCAGCCTGTGGATGGCCGGCGGCAAGTCGAAATATTACGAGCATCTGAGCGACTGGTATCGCGCCACGGGCGGCGACGCCGCGCAGATCAACGGCATCACCGGGGCCAGTGTCGGCGCGGGCCGGACGCTGGAAATCACGCTGGACCTCGCCGACGCGCTGTTCGACGCGGGTTATACGCTGCACATCGACGCGGCCGTCGAAGAGATGCGCGACAGCCCGAACGAGGTGGCGGTGCCGCTGACGAGCGCGGGCGCGGGCACGCCGACGCGCGGCCGCCGCTATATCGCCAGCTTCGCCTATGAGATGTGA